The following are encoded in a window of Manduca sexta isolate Smith_Timp_Sample1 chromosome 16, JHU_Msex_v1.0, whole genome shotgun sequence genomic DNA:
- the LOC115453165 gene encoding proton-coupled folate transporter — translation MNDNKENGVELTNTEKNCDTANVKSEVKEEPPVSWSERIKKLANWFTVEPCLILYFLALIVGNIAIEQLNQEKACRSYLNYNETICTDIIKNLKNDNRTNELRTEIIIAVNDIKAWQYPMQKGIPGILVPFIGAWSDRTGNRKVLIMMPVIGEIISNCGLFFTTYYFVEWPLWLTALIESLPTALSGGFSILLLGVFSYIADVTTAEARTFRMGMLAIIVPLCSIFGQSINGILLNAVGYYGVFTIILALHSFALIYIYIRIYDIRNEATEGTFIAKLISFFNPYNIWDTISLVIVIPLQQRIRVILLLCAFVFITGPIEAKGLLVYGYQTHRYLMSAVEISMFNTYATLLGIAGTTVAITVFSKYLKMHDSFLGIIGTGCKIVSCVVYGLAPTKQWFFAGPAFDIFGNVGVTAVKSIGTKVVDPDKVGKMLSLFGLTESLQTLAFVPLFSRIYTNTINTLPGAIFFLASILTLPAFIIFGILYYVQKKQERDVVENPAEKEKHAYDNDVTAL, via the exons ATGAATGACAATAAAGAAAATGGTGTGGAACTTACAAATACCgaaaaaaattgtgatacaGCCAACGTAAAAAGTGAAGTGAAAGAAGAACCACCAGTCTCATGGTCTGAGCGGATTAAGAAATTAGCCAATTGGTTTACAGTTGAACCTTGCTTGATACTTTATTTCCTCGCTCTTATTGTAGGAAACATAGCGATAGAACAATTAAACCAAGAGAAAGCATGTCGCAGCTATTTAAATTACAACGAAACTATTTGTACAGACATTATCAAAAATCTCAAAAATGATAACAGAACTAATGAACTCCGAACAGAGATTATCATAGCTGTAAATGATATAAAAGCATGGCAGTATCCAATGCAGAAGGGTATCCCTGGAATACTTGTACCATTCATCGGAGCTTGGAGCGACCGCACTGGAAATCGAAAAGTTTTGATAATGATGCCGGTCATAGGagaaattatatcaaattgTGGACTGTTCTTCACTACGTATTATTTTGTAGAATGGCCTTTGTGGCTCACTGCGTTAATAGAATCGTTACCAACGGCATTATCGGGTGGTTTTTCAATACTTTTGTTGGGTGTATTCAGTTACATTGCTGATGTGACTACCGCAGAAGCACGCACATTTAGAATGGGAATGTTAGCTATCATTGTGCCTTTATGTTCTATATTTGGACAATCAATAAATGGTATTTTGTTAAACGCAGTCGGCTATTACGGGGTTTTCACGATTATACTAGCTTTACACTCCTTTGcccttatctatatatatatcagGATATACGACATTAGAAACGAAGCGACGGAAGGAACATTCATAGCAAAGTTAATAAGTTTCTTTAATCCGTACAACATTTGGGATACTATATCTTTAGTAATAGTTATTCCTTTACAACAAAGGATAAGAGTGATTCTACTGCTTTgtgcatttgtttttattacggGTCCGATTGAAG CCAAAGGATTACTTGTATACGGATACCAGACTCATAGATATCTCATGAGTGCTGTGGAGATAAGTATGTTCAATACATACGCCACATTATTGGGAATAGCTG GAACTACTGTGGCAATAACTGTTTTCAGTAAATACCTGAAAATGCATGATTCCTTCCTAGGGATTATAGGTACTGGATGCAAAATAGTTTCATGTGTAGTTTATGGCCTAGCACCAACAAAGCAATGGTTTTTCGCGGGGCCAGCGTTTGATATATTTGGAAATGTAGGAGTGACGGCTGTCAAGTCGATTGGAACAAAAGTTGTTGATCCTGATAAAGTTG gtaAAATGCTCTCTTTATTCGGATTAACGGAATCCTTGCAGACATTAGCGTTCGTACCATTGTTCAGCCGAATTTatacaaatactataaatacattGCCCGGAGCAATCTTCTTTTTAGCAAGTATTTTGACTCTACCAGCATTCATCATATTTGG